The Kineococcus endophyticus genome has a window encoding:
- a CDS encoding glutamine synthetase family protein, translating to MDRQQEFVLRTLEERDIRFVRLWFTDVIGTLKSVAIAPAELEGAFGEGIGFDGSAIEGLSRVSESDMLLKPEPSTFQVLPWRNTDEHQGTARIFCDILTPDGQPARSDPRFVLKRALDKAAQAGYTFYTHPEIEFYLFKGPLERGATPEPVDYVGYFDNHPGSTTTDFRRTAISTLESMGISVEFSHHEGGPGQNEIDLRYADALTTADNIMTFRTVLKEVARDQGVYASFMPKPLAGEPGSGMHTHLSLFDGDANAFYEAGAEYQLSRTGRQFIAGVLRHAAEITAVTNQFVNSYKRLWSGGEAPSYICWGHNNRSALVRVPMYKPSKGQSVRIEYRALDSAANPYLAFALLLSAGLKGIEEGYDLPDGAEDDVWSLTDAERRSMGIEPLPQSLEHAISVMERSELVAETLGEGVFDYFLRNKRQEWADYRAQVTPFELQRYLPLL from the coding sequence ATGGACCGCCAGCAGGAGTTCGTGCTGCGGACGCTGGAGGAGCGGGACATCCGCTTCGTCCGGCTCTGGTTCACCGACGTCATCGGGACGTTGAAGTCGGTGGCGATCGCGCCGGCCGAGCTCGAGGGCGCCTTCGGGGAGGGCATCGGCTTCGACGGATCGGCCATCGAGGGCCTGTCCCGCGTGTCGGAGTCGGACATGCTGCTCAAGCCGGAGCCGTCGACCTTCCAGGTCCTGCCGTGGCGGAACACCGACGAACACCAGGGCACCGCGCGCATCTTCTGCGACATCCTCACCCCGGACGGGCAGCCGGCGCGCTCGGACCCGCGGTTCGTCCTCAAGCGCGCGCTCGACAAGGCCGCGCAGGCGGGCTACACGTTCTACACGCACCCCGAGATCGAGTTCTACCTCTTCAAGGGACCGCTGGAGCGCGGCGCGACGCCGGAACCCGTCGACTACGTCGGGTACTTCGACAACCACCCCGGCAGCACGACGACGGACTTCCGCCGCACGGCCATCTCCACGCTGGAGAGCATGGGCATCTCGGTGGAGTTCAGCCACCACGAGGGCGGCCCGGGTCAGAACGAGATCGACCTGCGCTACGCCGACGCGCTGACGACCGCGGACAACATCATGACGTTCCGCACGGTCCTCAAGGAGGTCGCGCGCGACCAGGGCGTCTACGCCAGCTTCATGCCCAAACCCCTGGCGGGAGAGCCGGGTTCGGGCATGCACACGCACCTCTCGCTCTTCGACGGGGACGCCAACGCGTTCTACGAGGCGGGGGCGGAGTACCAGCTCTCGCGCACCGGACGGCAGTTCATCGCCGGCGTCCTGCGGCACGCCGCGGAGATCACCGCGGTGACCAACCAGTTCGTGAACTCCTACAAGCGGCTGTGGTCCGGCGGCGAGGCGCCCAGCTACATCTGCTGGGGCCACAACAACCGGTCCGCCCTCGTCCGGGTGCCGATGTACAAGCCGTCCAAGGGCCAGTCGGTGCGCATCGAGTACCGCGCGCTGGACTCCGCGGCGAACCCCTACCTGGCGTTCGCGCTGCTGCTGTCGGCCGGGCTGAAGGGCATCGAGGAGGGCTACGACCTGCCCGACGGCGCCGAGGACGACGTCTGGTCGCTCACCGACGCCGAGCGCCGTTCCATGGGCATCGAGCCGCTGCCGCAGAGCCTCGAGCACGCCATCTCCGTCATGGAGCGGTCCGAGCTCGTCGCCGAGACCCTGGGCGAGGGGGTCTTCGACTACTTCCTGCGCAACAAGCGCCAGGAGTGGGCGGACTACCGCGCCCAGGTGACGCCTTTCGAGCTCCAGCGGTACCTACCGCTGCTGTGA
- a CDS encoding bifunctional [glutamine synthetase] adenylyltransferase/[glutamine synthetase]-adenylyl-L-tyrosine phosphorylase translates to MSAQGRRTSASAQLVRAGFADPDRALKLLRDHALHGVVRAEGDGAFDDGTADLVRALGRTADPDQALLGLVRWAESLTAGLDRESAPGDVEGVAAALNLLRGGDAPDVVGTLARLLGVLGGSVALADHLVRHPRHWTVLASSVPPDPAELRAELLAAVGADPDDPAPVATEGRSGRAPVDALRVAYRRRLVGLAGRDLAAADPLAVLHLTSAELADLAAAALEAALAIARSELPDHDPATGPGSWRACRLAVIGMGKTGGRELNYLSDVDVVYVGEPGEGAAEDDALAVGAKLAGALQRICSAPTGEGALWEVDAALRPEGKAGPLVRTLDSHLQYYRRWAKTWEFQALLKARPVAGDPQLGWDYLTSIAPMVWEASAREGFVGEVQAMRRRVESLIPSKEADRQLKLGVGGLRDVEFSIQLLQMVHGRSDERLRRSANTLEALESLAAYGYVGRSDAGELDRDYRLLRSLEHRIQVHRMRRTHVLPTSEGDLRRLGRSLGLRQDPVSALDEVWRGTRRDVRRLHEKLFYRPLLTAVAKLPAADARIDAQLSAEAARERLAALGYRDPAGALRHLEALTSGVSRRASIQRTLLPVMLGWFADGADPDAGLLAFRQVSEALAGTQWYLTMLRDAGAAAERLASVLSAARMPTELLLRSPEAVSVFADDDRLAPEDVDEVVADAEAAAARRDDLAAAVLAARGVRRREQFRTVVADLVGVRDLAGVGRALADADQAVLDVALRRVVADAEHRAGAPLPTRVLVVGMGRLGAGETGYGSDADVLFVHDPLPGADETQAQKAATEVVSELRRQLGAAGPEPALEVDADLRPEGRNGPLVRSLASYRAYYERWSLSWEAQALLRARPVAGDADLGEEFLALVDPLRWPPGGLAEADVREVRRIKARVEAERLPRGADPARHLKLGRGAISDVEWTAQLLQLQHAAEHEGLRSLSTPGALRAAAAAGLLAADDAQTLLTAWDLASRARNAVALWRGKSGDSLPTQARDLDGVARMFGFEPGSSREFEELYLRTTRRCRAVVERVFYGRAEE, encoded by the coding sequence GTGAGCGCGCAGGGACGCCGGACGAGCGCGAGCGCCCAGCTGGTCCGGGCCGGGTTCGCCGACCCGGACCGGGCGCTGAAGCTGCTGCGCGACCACGCCCTGCACGGGGTCGTCCGGGCCGAGGGCGACGGCGCCTTCGACGACGGCACGGCCGACCTGGTCCGCGCCCTGGGCCGCACGGCCGATCCCGACCAGGCCCTGCTGGGGCTCGTCCGCTGGGCGGAGTCGCTCACGGCGGGCCTGGACCGCGAGTCCGCGCCGGGGGACGTCGAGGGGGTCGCCGCCGCGCTGAACCTGCTGCGCGGCGGGGACGCGCCGGACGTCGTGGGCACCCTGGCCCGCCTCCTCGGCGTCCTCGGCGGGTCCGTCGCCCTGGCCGACCACCTCGTCCGCCACCCCCGGCACTGGACCGTCCTGGCCTCCTCGGTCCCGCCGGACCCGGCCGAACTGCGCGCCGAACTGCTCGCGGCCGTCGGGGCCGACCCCGACGACCCCGCACCGGTCGCCACCGAGGGCCGCTCCGGGCGCGCGCCGGTCGACGCGTTGCGCGTCGCCTACCGCCGCCGTCTCGTGGGCCTGGCCGGTCGCGACCTGGCCGCGGCCGACCCGCTCGCGGTCCTGCACCTGACGTCGGCCGAACTCGCCGACCTCGCGGCCGCCGCGCTGGAGGCCGCGCTCGCGATCGCCCGCTCGGAACTGCCCGACCACGACCCGGCGACCGGGCCGGGGTCCTGGCGCGCGTGCCGGCTCGCCGTCATCGGGATGGGCAAGACCGGCGGGCGGGAGCTGAACTACCTCTCCGACGTCGACGTCGTCTACGTCGGCGAACCCGGCGAGGGGGCGGCCGAGGACGACGCGCTCGCCGTCGGCGCGAAGCTCGCCGGTGCGCTGCAACGCATCTGCTCGGCCCCGACGGGGGAGGGCGCGCTGTGGGAGGTCGATGCGGCGCTGCGCCCGGAGGGCAAGGCGGGGCCGCTCGTGCGGACCCTCGACAGCCACCTGCAGTACTACCGCCGCTGGGCCAAGACGTGGGAGTTCCAGGCCCTGCTCAAGGCCCGCCCCGTCGCGGGCGACCCGCAGCTCGGCTGGGACTACCTCACCTCCATCGCCCCGATGGTGTGGGAGGCCAGCGCCCGCGAGGGCTTCGTCGGCGAGGTCCAGGCCATGCGCCGGCGGGTGGAGTCGCTCATCCCGTCCAAGGAGGCCGACCGCCAGCTCAAGCTCGGCGTCGGCGGCCTGCGCGACGTGGAGTTCAGCATCCAGCTGCTGCAGATGGTCCACGGCCGCAGCGACGAACGGTTGCGGCGCAGCGCGAACACGCTCGAGGCACTGGAGTCGCTCGCCGCGTACGGGTACGTGGGCCGCAGCGACGCCGGCGAACTCGACCGCGACTACCGGCTGCTGCGCTCCCTCGAGCACCGCATCCAGGTGCACCGCATGCGGCGCACCCACGTCTTGCCGACGTCGGAGGGTGACCTGCGCCGCCTCGGCCGGTCCCTCGGCCTGCGTCAGGACCCGGTGAGCGCGCTCGACGAGGTGTGGCGCGGCACCCGGCGCGACGTCCGCCGCCTGCACGAGAAGCTGTTCTACCGGCCGCTGCTGACGGCCGTGGCGAAGCTGCCCGCGGCGGACGCCCGCATCGACGCGCAGTTGTCGGCCGAGGCCGCCCGGGAACGGCTCGCGGCGCTCGGCTACCGCGACCCCGCCGGGGCGCTGCGCCACCTCGAGGCCCTCACGAGCGGGGTCAGCCGCCGCGCCAGCATCCAGCGCACGCTGCTGCCCGTCATGCTCGGCTGGTTCGCCGACGGCGCCGACCCGGACGCGGGACTGCTGGCCTTCCGCCAGGTCTCCGAGGCGCTCGCCGGCACCCAGTGGTACCTGACGATGCTGCGCGACGCGGGGGCCGCCGCCGAACGGCTCGCCTCCGTCCTGTCCGCGGCGCGGATGCCCACGGAACTGCTCCTGCGCTCGCCCGAGGCCGTGTCGGTGTTCGCCGACGACGACCGGCTCGCGCCCGAGGACGTCGACGAGGTCGTCGCCGACGCCGAGGCCGCCGCCGCCCGCCGCGACGACCTCGCCGCCGCGGTCCTGGCCGCGCGCGGGGTGCGGCGGCGCGAGCAGTTCCGGACCGTCGTGGCCGACCTCGTCGGCGTGCGGGACCTGGCCGGGGTGGGCCGGGCGCTGGCCGACGCCGACCAGGCCGTCCTCGACGTCGCGCTGCGCCGCGTCGTCGCCGACGCCGAGCACCGCGCTGGTGCGCCCCTGCCGACGCGCGTGCTCGTCGTCGGCATGGGCCGGCTGGGGGCGGGGGAGACGGGGTACGGCAGTGACGCCGACGTCCTGTTCGTCCACGACCCGCTGCCCGGCGCGGACGAGACGCAGGCGCAGAAGGCCGCGACGGAGGTCGTGTCCGAACTGCGGCGCCAGCTCGGCGCGGCGGGTCCGGAACCCGCGCTGGAGGTCGACGCCGACCTGCGCCCGGAGGGTCGCAACGGGCCCCTGGTGCGGTCGCTGGCGAGCTACCGCGCGTACTACGAGCGGTGGTCGCTGTCCTGGGAGGCGCAGGCCCTGCTGCGGGCCCGCCCGGTCGCGGGCGACGCCGACCTCGGGGAGGAGTTCCTCGCCCTCGTCGACCCGTTGCGCTGGCCCCCAGGCGGTCTGGCCGAGGCCGACGTGCGGGAGGTGCGGCGCATCAAGGCGCGCGTGGAGGCCGAGCGGCTGCCGCGCGGGGCGGACCCCGCCCGGCACCTGAAGCTGGGGCGCGGGGCGATCTCGGACGTGGAGTGGACGGCGCAGCTGCTGCAGCTGCAGCACGCCGCCGAGCACGAGGGGCTGCGGTCGCTGTCCACCCCGGGCGCGCTGCGCGCCGCGGCCGCCGCGGGACTGCTCGCCGCCGACGACGCCCAGACGCTGCTCACGGCCTGGGACCTCGCCTCCCGCGCCCGCAACGCCGTCGCCCTGTGGCGCGGGAAGTCCGGGGACTCCCTGCCGACGCAGGCGCGCGACCTCGACGGGGTGGCGCGCATGTTCGGCTTCGAACCCGGCAGCTCGCGGGAGTTCGAGGAGCTGTACCTGCGCACCACCCGCCGCTGCCGGGCCGTCGTCGAACGCGTCTTCTACGGCCGCGCCGAGGAGTAG
- the fgd gene encoding glucose-6-phosphate dehydrogenase (coenzyme-F420), translating to MSVDTHGQPLKLGYKASAEQFAPAELADFAVQAEEQGLDSVWISDHFQPWRHVGGHAPSALVWLPWVAAKTSRVQLGTSVLTPTLRYNPAVIAQAFATLGVLAPGRAILGIGTGEALNETAVGVDFPETRERFARLREAVRLIKKLWSEERVTFEGDYYRLHDATVYDRPEQPVPIYVAAGGPGVTKYAGRAGDGYICTSGKGMDLYSETLLPALREGLEASGRSEQQIDKTIEIKLSFDEDPQAALENTRFWAPLSLSAEQKSQVHDPVEMARLADELPIEQVAKRWIVASDPAEVAKAVQEYVDAGFTHLVFHGPGQDQSRFLTQFTADVVPLLRA from the coding sequence GTGAGCGTCGACACGCACGGTCAGCCGTTGAAGCTGGGCTACAAGGCGTCCGCGGAGCAGTTCGCCCCCGCGGAGCTGGCCGACTTCGCCGTCCAGGCCGAGGAACAGGGCCTGGACTCGGTGTGGATCTCCGACCACTTCCAGCCGTGGCGGCACGTCGGCGGGCACGCGCCGTCGGCGCTGGTGTGGCTGCCGTGGGTCGCGGCGAAGACGTCGCGCGTCCAGCTCGGCACGTCGGTCCTCACTCCGACCCTGCGCTACAACCCGGCCGTCATCGCCCAGGCCTTCGCCACCCTCGGCGTCCTGGCCCCCGGGCGCGCGATCCTCGGCATCGGCACGGGCGAGGCCCTCAACGAGACCGCCGTGGGCGTCGACTTCCCCGAGACCCGCGAGCGGTTCGCGCGGCTGCGTGAGGCCGTGCGGCTCATCAAGAAGCTGTGGTCGGAGGAACGCGTGACGTTCGAGGGCGACTACTACCGCCTGCACGACGCGACCGTCTACGACCGCCCCGAGCAGCCCGTCCCGATCTACGTCGCCGCCGGCGGACCGGGCGTGACGAAGTACGCCGGGCGCGCCGGGGACGGCTACATCTGCACGTCCGGCAAGGGCATGGACCTGTACTCCGAGACGCTGCTGCCCGCGCTGCGCGAGGGTCTGGAGGCCTCCGGGCGCAGCGAGCAGCAGATCGACAAGACCATCGAGATCAAGCTGTCCTTCGACGAGGACCCGCAGGCGGCGCTGGAGAACACCCGGTTCTGGGCGCCGCTGTCGCTGTCGGCGGAGCAGAAGTCGCAGGTGCACGACCCGGTGGAGATGGCGCGGCTGGCCGACGAGCTCCCCATCGAGCAGGTCGCCAAGCGCTGGATCGTCGCCTCCGACCCCGCCGAGGTCGCGAAGGCCGTGCAGGAGTACGTCGACGCGGGGTTCACCCACCTCGTCTTCCACGGCCCGGGCCAGGACCAGTCGCGGTTCCTCACCCAGTTCACCGCCGACGTAGTCCCCCTGCTCCGGGCCTGA
- a CDS encoding PLDc N-terminal domain-containing protein — MIRYLPVVVELVLLVFCLVDCVQTPADRVRNLPKLVWVLLIVVLPVVGGIAWLVAGRPQRVTHRPEVWYSSTPGFPEHERPAGWAGAERGRVDRRVAEEQARVDAEFDAAVRRARARNQPTGDAPEA; from the coding sequence GTGATCCGCTACCTGCCCGTCGTCGTCGAGCTGGTCCTGCTCGTCTTCTGCCTCGTCGACTGCGTCCAGACCCCGGCAGACCGCGTCCGGAACCTGCCCAAGCTCGTGTGGGTCCTCCTCATCGTCGTGCTGCCCGTCGTCGGCGGCATCGCCTGGCTCGTGGCGGGACGGCCGCAGCGCGTGACGCACCGGCCGGAGGTCTGGTACTCCTCCACGCCCGGCTTCCCCGAGCACGAGCGACCCGCCGGCTGGGCCGGGGCCGAACGCGGCCGGGTCGACCGGCGGGTGGCCGAGGAACAGGCGCGCGTCGACGCCGAGTTCGACGCCGCCGTGCGCCGGGCCCGCGCGCGGAACCAGCCGACGGGGGACGCTCCGGAGGCCTGA
- a CDS encoding acetamidase/formamidase family protein → MRSLDPTVEVVEFTPTPEQYAWTFGGAAPVARVRPGTALRLWSDDAFCGRLRSVTDLPSTALQMPFVNPQTGPFFVEGAEPGDTLVLHVVDLEPARDWGASALIPFFGGLTSTDRTATLQPPLPERTWIYHLDSARGTVGLDLGDVHLDLPLEPMLGTVGVAPAAGEVRSALVPDVFGGNMDTPELRAGTTVYLRVNVEGALFSLGDGHFRQGEGESCGTAVEGAVDSLVLVDLLKTPGPAWPRLESDTHWTVVGSARPLEDAWRAGQVDAVGWISELTGLDTLDAYQVLSQVSEVPLANAVDVNYSVPTKVPKRLVPASRPAYGGIHDRLRALVR, encoded by the coding sequence GTGCGATCCCTGGACCCCACCGTCGAGGTCGTCGAGTTCACCCCGACGCCCGAGCAGTACGCGTGGACCTTCGGCGGCGCGGCCCCCGTCGCGCGTGTGCGCCCCGGTACGGCGTTGCGGTTGTGGAGCGACGACGCGTTCTGCGGCCGCCTGCGGTCGGTGACCGACCTGCCGAGCACCGCCCTGCAGATGCCGTTCGTCAACCCGCAGACCGGTCCGTTCTTCGTCGAGGGCGCCGAACCCGGGGACACCCTCGTCCTGCACGTCGTCGACCTCGAACCGGCGCGGGACTGGGGCGCCTCGGCGCTCATCCCGTTCTTCGGCGGCCTGACCTCCACCGACCGCACGGCCACGCTGCAACCCCCGCTGCCGGAACGGACGTGGATCTACCACCTCGACTCCGCGCGGGGGACCGTCGGGCTGGACCTCGGGGACGTGCACCTCGACCTGCCCCTGGAACCCATGCTCGGGACAGTCGGCGTCGCGCCGGCCGCGGGGGAGGTCCGCTCAGCCCTCGTGCCCGACGTGTTCGGCGGGAACATGGACACCCCGGAACTGCGCGCCGGGACGACGGTCTACCTGCGCGTCAACGTCGAGGGCGCGCTGTTCTCCCTGGGGGACGGGCACTTCCGTCAGGGCGAGGGGGAGTCCTGCGGTACCGCCGTCGAGGGTGCCGTGGACTCCCTCGTGCTCGTCGACCTCCTGAAGACGCCCGGCCCGGCGTGGCCGCGGTTGGAGAGCGACACCCACTGGACCGTCGTCGGCTCCGCCCGGCCGCTCGAGGACGCCTGGCGCGCAGGGCAGGTCGACGCCGTCGGCTGGATCTCCGAACTCACCGGTCTGGACACCCTCGACGCCTACCAGGTGCTCTCGCAGGTCAGCGAGGTGCCGCTGGCCAACGCCGTCGACGTGAACTACAGCGTTCCGACGAAGGTCCCCAAGCGTCTCGTCCCTGCGAGCCGGCCCGCCTACGGCGGGATCCACGACCGCCTCCGCGCCCTCGTGCGCTGA
- a CDS encoding SDR family NAD(P)-dependent oxidoreductase codes for MDLQLDGARVLVTGGTRGIGRAIVAEFLAEGADVATCARTAEDVDALVADATGPGTLRGSVVDVARREEVTAWVEEAAADLGGIDVVVANVSAIAAANDLESWRLSLDVDLMGTVALVDAALPHLRRAGAGSIVTIGSVSGREVDAFAGPYGTVKAALVAYTQGLAHQLAAEGIRANTVSPGNTYFEGGVWQLTERNDPEFFAEALALNPTGRMATPEEVARPVVFLSSPAASFVTGTNLVVDGALTRGIQL; via the coding sequence GTGGACCTGCAGCTGGACGGCGCCCGTGTCCTGGTGACCGGTGGAACCCGCGGCATCGGCCGCGCGATCGTCGCCGAGTTCCTCGCCGAGGGTGCCGACGTCGCGACGTGCGCAAGGACGGCCGAGGACGTCGACGCCCTCGTGGCGGACGCGACCGGCCCGGGCACGTTGCGGGGCAGCGTCGTCGACGTCGCCCGGCGCGAGGAGGTGACCGCCTGGGTCGAGGAGGCGGCCGCCGACCTCGGCGGGATCGACGTCGTCGTGGCGAACGTCAGCGCCATCGCGGCCGCGAACGACCTGGAGTCGTGGCGGTTGTCGCTCGACGTCGACCTCATGGGGACCGTGGCCCTCGTCGACGCGGCCCTGCCGCACCTGCGCCGCGCCGGCGCCGGGTCCATCGTGACGATCGGCAGCGTCTCCGGCCGCGAGGTCGACGCGTTCGCCGGTCCGTACGGCACCGTCAAGGCCGCCCTCGTCGCCTACACGCAGGGGCTCGCGCACCAGCTCGCGGCCGAGGGGATCCGGGCGAACACGGTCTCCCCGGGGAACACGTACTTCGAGGGCGGCGTGTGGCAGCTGACCGAGCGCAACGACCCGGAGTTCTTCGCCGAGGCGCTCGCGCTGAACCCGACGGGTCGGATGGCGACGCCGGAGGAGGTCGCCCGCCCCGTGGTGTTCCTGTCCAGTCCCGCAGCCAGCTTCGTCACCGGCACGAACCTCGTCGTCGACGGTGCGCTGACGCGCGGGATCCAGCTCTAG
- a CDS encoding NADase-type glycan-binding domain-containing protein — translation MPTTTTCSACRAAMREGDRFCWTCGAPREGTDRLEVVAPDAEPDHRRRVGTPVVAGFAALVVVAVGLSAWYLTRSDDDAVQTSAPAPSASSPSATETPTQTPTQTPVTTPSPTPSAAAAAPPPSATPTPTFPVGPVVPARAKAPSTAPDSADAGGRTTSYAVANVLDGRPSTAWRAEGDASGETLVFTFDAPVRLTQAGLVNGFAKVDPYDGSDRYEQGRRITAVTWTFRTANGPVTVQQSLRDGDRRMQTTGVAPVEVTEVDLTIDRTTRPGAGGRFDRTAISDVEFANS, via the coding sequence GTGCCGACGACGACGACCTGCTCCGCCTGCCGCGCAGCGATGCGCGAGGGGGACCGGTTCTGCTGGACCTGCGGCGCACCGCGCGAGGGCACCGACAGGCTGGAGGTCGTCGCGCCCGACGCCGAGCCGGACCACCGGCGGCGCGTGGGCACGCCCGTGGTCGCGGGTTTCGCGGCGCTCGTGGTGGTCGCGGTCGGGCTCTCGGCCTGGTACCTCACCCGGTCCGACGACGACGCCGTCCAGACCTCGGCCCCCGCCCCCTCGGCGTCCTCTCCCAGCGCCACCGAGACACCGACGCAGACACCGACGCAGACACCGGTCACCACGCCCAGCCCGACCCCCAGCGCGGCAGCGGCGGCCCCCCCGCCGAGCGCGACCCCCACTCCCACCTTCCCCGTCGGCCCCGTCGTCCCCGCCCGGGCGAAGGCCCCGAGCACGGCGCCGGACAGCGCCGACGCGGGCGGCCGGACGACGAGCTACGCGGTTGCGAACGTCCTCGACGGCAGGCCTTCGACGGCGTGGCGCGCCGAGGGCGACGCGAGCGGCGAGACGCTCGTCTTCACGTTCGACGCGCCCGTCCGGCTCACCCAGGCCGGTCTCGTCAACGGGTTCGCGAAGGTCGACCCGTACGACGGCAGCGACCGCTACGAGCAGGGCCGGCGCATCACCGCCGTGACGTGGACGTTCCGGACCGCGAACGGCCCCGTGACGGTGCAGCAGAGCCTGCGCGACGGCGACCGCCGGATGCAGACCACCGGCGTCGCGCCCGTCGAGGTCACCGAGGTGGACCTGACGATCGACCGCACGACGCGGCCCGGGGCCGGCGGCCGGTTCGACCGCACGGCGATCAGCGACGTGGAGTTCGCGAACTCCTGA
- the glnA gene encoding type I glutamate--ammonia ligase → MFSNAQEVIDFIAREDVKFVDIRFCDLPGVMQHFTVPASTVDVDALSEGQMFDGSSIRGFQAIHESDMKLIADPTSAFLDPFRKEKTLVINHSIVDPFTNEAYSRDPRNIAAKAEAYLKTTGIADTVFFGPEAEFYIFDDVRFETNQRESYYHIDSIEAAWNTGRKEEGGNLGYKTRYKGGYFPVAPIDHFSDLRDEMVVELEKAGLSVERAHHEVGTAGQAEINYKFDTLKNAGDQLLLFKYIIKNVALRNGHTVTFMPKPLFGDNGSGMHCHQSLWKNGEPLFYDEKGYGGLSDLARWYIGGLLHHAPSLLAFTNPTVNSYHRLVPGYEAPVNLVYSARNRSACIRIPITGNSPKAKRIEFRVPDPSANPYLAFAAQLMAGLDGIKNRIEPADPVDKDLYELPPEEHANIKTVPYDLGSVLDALEADHDYLLEGGVFTPDLIETWIDYKRTNEIDPIRLRPHPHEFELYYDI, encoded by the coding sequence ATGTTCAGCAACGCCCAAGAGGTCATCGACTTCATCGCGCGCGAAGACGTGAAGTTCGTCGACATCCGGTTCTGCGACCTGCCCGGTGTCATGCAGCACTTCACCGTCCCCGCGAGCACGGTGGACGTCGACGCCCTGTCCGAGGGCCAGATGTTCGACGGATCCTCGATCCGCGGCTTCCAGGCCATCCACGAGTCGGACATGAAGCTCATCGCGGACCCGACGTCGGCCTTCCTGGACCCGTTCCGGAAGGAGAAGACGCTCGTCATCAACCACTCGATCGTGGACCCGTTCACGAACGAGGCGTACAGCCGCGACCCGCGCAACATCGCGGCCAAGGCCGAGGCGTACCTGAAGACGACGGGCATCGCCGACACCGTGTTCTTCGGTCCTGAGGCCGAGTTCTACATCTTCGACGACGTGCGGTTCGAGACGAACCAGCGCGAGTCCTACTACCACATCGACTCCATCGAGGCGGCGTGGAACACGGGCCGCAAGGAGGAGGGCGGGAACCTCGGGTACAAGACCCGCTACAAGGGTGGGTACTTCCCCGTCGCCCCGATCGACCACTTCTCCGACCTGCGCGACGAGATGGTCGTGGAGCTGGAGAAGGCCGGGCTGTCCGTCGAGCGCGCGCACCACGAGGTGGGCACCGCCGGCCAGGCCGAGATCAACTACAAGTTCGACACCCTGAAGAACGCCGGCGACCAGCTGCTGCTCTTCAAGTACATCATCAAGAACGTGGCGCTGCGCAACGGTCACACCGTGACCTTCATGCCCAAGCCGCTGTTCGGTGACAACGGCTCCGGCATGCACTGCCACCAGTCGCTGTGGAAGAACGGCGAGCCGCTCTTCTACGACGAGAAGGGCTACGGCGGCCTGTCCGACCTCGCCCGCTGGTACATCGGCGGCCTGCTGCACCACGCGCCGTCGCTGCTGGCGTTCACGAACCCGACGGTGAACTCCTACCACCGCCTGGTCCCCGGCTACGAGGCCCCGGTCAACCTGGTCTACTCGGCCCGCAACCGCTCGGCGTGCATCCGCATCCCGATCACCGGGAACTCGCCGAAGGCCAAGCGCATCGAGTTCCGCGTGCCGGACCCGTCGGCGAACCCGTACCTCGCGTTCGCGGCCCAGCTCATGGCGGGCCTGGACGGCATCAAGAACCGCATCGAGCCGGCCGACCCGGTCGACAAGGACCTCTACGAGCTCCCGCCCGAGGAGCACGCGAACATCAAGACGGTCCCCTACGACCTGGGTTCCGTCCTCGACGCGCTCGAGGCCGACCACGACTACCTCCTCGAGGGCGGCGTGTTCACGCCCGACCTCATCGAGACGTGGATCGACTACAAGCGCACCAACGAGATCGACCCGATCCGGCTGCGTCCGCACCCGCACGAGTTCGAGCTCTACTACGACATCTGA
- a CDS encoding RDD family protein produces MADRTTRKSPDPDPAEPPAQAPGVRLGLPATGSGSVAGWGRRILGLVVDWVVATLVARTVLEGLGRDLGPLLVFFVMHLLLVSTIGMSIGHAVVGIAVRRLDGRPVGLAMGALRALLLTLVIPAVVFDSDRRGLHDKVATVVVVRR; encoded by the coding sequence GTGGCCGACCGGACGACGCGCAAGAGCCCCGACCCCGACCCGGCGGAGCCGCCCGCCCAGGCGCCCGGGGTGCGGCTGGGCCTGCCCGCCACGGGCTCCGGGTCCGTCGCCGGCTGGGGCCGGCGCATCCTCGGCCTCGTCGTGGACTGGGTGGTCGCGACCCTCGTCGCCCGCACCGTCCTGGAGGGGCTCGGGCGCGACCTCGGCCCGCTGCTGGTCTTCTTCGTCATGCACCTGCTGCTCGTGTCCACGATCGGGATGAGCATCGGCCACGCCGTCGTGGGGATCGCCGTCCGCCGCCTCGACGGCAGACCCGTGGGGCTGGCGATGGGGGCGCTGCGGGCGCTGCTGCTGACCCTCGTCATCCCCGCCGTCGTCTTCGACAGCGACCGGCGGGGTCTGCACGACAAGGTCGCCACCGTGGTGGTCGTCCGCCGCTGA